Proteins co-encoded in one Siniperca chuatsi isolate FFG_IHB_CAS linkage group LG11, ASM2008510v1, whole genome shotgun sequence genomic window:
- the golga4 gene encoding golgin subfamily A member 4 isoform X10 produces the protein MRRERGHLLEIRSEQGSLALRIGCQAKEKRNTSPQDSSHLLVNCLLHRRDKMFKKLKQKINEEQSPQRNAQSPQQAQSASKGPARSPRGSINGDGSASPHREETQSFAQKLQLKVPSMESLIRGGASRAENLFRSPSKENLVRSSSRDSLTPLGENESPGAPTYDPPSDIESEAEEPPGSAESLSKEQLVHRLLRVERSLGKYRGKYSELVTAYRTVQRDKEKTQVILSQSQDKALRRIGELREELQMDQQAKKHLQDEFDAALEEKDQMITVLQTQVALLKKRVKGVSDGAGPPEGDVSQSEDASDSTSSIESPLKEQGVEPEVTEEGNSDPTKLMEALQKRVKRQENLLQKCKEVMRTHKERSAQLGSENETLQEQLQERLQELDKIKELHTTEKTKLITQLRDAKNLIEQLEQDKGMVIAETKRQMHETLEMKEEEVAQLRSRLQQATVQKEELQEQKEKAEKSAFEELERALGVAQRAEEARKQLQIQLEERVKEVERASEEERKSLQQKLTRVKQEVVAIMKKSSEETVANMEKLHSEALAAKEEEMSARINEAVEQCKEEFAQLGKEREQQASLALEDVELQKTALRTEADNKVKEIHLELEAARTRILELESSLEKVSQDGPSLSHELSSQLDELKDKHKEQISTLEEKHQEQLEKHKGTLTQQHNAALEELKEKHRVEVETLLKDKELQLQAHVEDMNQKTLEKLDAKQAELEAVSAELSEALKSKQLLEEKLVAAEDAHSLAQQELEKRFHDQVAKHNVELENVKQELEQSLGGMAKTLKEEVKALKIVLREKEKEIEEHILREKTLQESQELNVKVKELEELQQRLSQSQLENGSLKESNAQLSKLSEDLVQCKRDLTDLEHQLEVAKNDCQQKEQSLQELEHQLQQSRKELSEQEKSYTAELNTKQEEQTRLKKQMDDEKAAHEKKMKNTTTELEAKLKTQETKMEKFKQKAKEMHESFKKKLQQNEENMKKELAKKEKELQQKEQQVQEKIVEMSQKSSQGLSSAMSELQANHKEKLEKLHDTHKHEIEELELRWQEKLRQQEEELMEKHSHILQEKAQELEEISQQLSRGKEENEQVLCEIKDLKEDLAIRETTVQKLQEELNEAAVKLESLSQGESLVKEQMESVERNLNQALNERNSLQDKLNTIKEDNREKLKTLSDKLEETEKLLKALEGSRCKESEDLQNKFEETAIQLQAKEAEFQQQIIMIRNRMEHCCKEVQSKVECGSNELCQRVENRLKELKDRLLCSQKKVGHLKNVILTKVDRICTLEENLHQQMEENKNLCISLEQMTAQVNAHTEHINALTHEKENHSQFINEKVQKIEELSEANRIISESMKTNELHIINLEGISSDLKNQLASSIREKEEAINQLKQQYKEERQQMEETIERLEQERKSALEQADALRNSLSEYENKAETKFTQNDIAITSLQTRLDELEREISEKNEALQRLTASIDNQSISKSEMDQVLSEKEQKVSGLTLELESCIGRLGELQEQLALKTKECEQLTADLKQQHSIREDEKRELVEQLHQTQMQCTQNGNLEQEMVEKLRSLEEDNQKCKHKLESQREEYEKMKDEIIRSKEESLKASEEKLSAESARKVSELKKKAEQKIGQIKKQLTSQLEEKEQTIKALQISLEEIKSSESSCKQHADTLEEKTKTLEEALVKLKEAQEKQLEQILSDVRLEKEKSLEELKNVYEEKLSSLQRDVAQQGELKETESALQEIEAKLKEAEEQNGDLLAEINRLKEEICEKEAQLDQHQATIKQVQNPSEPEAEMKVECSSMQQTKSTMENHSVMQELDGDSLESLKNNLRQVKNEKEKIHKDFSRLQKDIRLLRKEHEQDLEYMKKELLEENEKKLKLELEDVEMKHNSTIKQLMREFNTQMALKEKELDAGVKEAIAKAQSVEAELISSHREETSQLRKLIAQKEDDLHRTVQTYEQVIQSREEEMGDRVWQVQKELEELQGRSPGTSEMTMEELQAQLAEKTTLLSEARLKEQGFVERIHSLEDKIKCFHRKTVVTHLGSTFKDPGFNSTDALSEATEMEYLRKVLFEYMMGRETKTMAKVITSMLKFPPDQAQKVLDKEDSKATPWLR, from the exons ATGCGCAGAGAGCGCGGTCACCTGCTGGAAATCAGAAGCGAACAAGGAAGTCTAGCACTGAGGATTGGATGTCAGGCTAAAGAAAAACGAAATACATCTCCGCAGGATAGTAGTCATCTGCTCGTCAACTGTTTGCTACATCGGCGTGACAAGATGTTTAAAAAACTTAAGCAGAAGATAAACGAGGAGCAGTCACCGCAGAGGAATGCGCAGTCACCACAGCAGGCCCAG AGTGCTTCTAAAGGACCAGCAAGGTCTCCCAGAGGTAGCATCAATGGGGATGGAAGTGCTTCTCCTCAT agagaggagacacagTCATTTGCCCAGAAACTGCAGTTAAAAGTTCCCTCAATGGAGTCGTTGATTCGCGGTGGTGCCAGTCGGGCAGAAAACCTGTTCCGCTCTCCCTCTAAAGAAAACCTGGTTCGAAGCTCATCGCGTGACTCCCTGACACCTTTGGGAGAAAACGAGTCCCCAGGCGCCCCCACATATGATCCCCCCTCGGACATTGAGAGTGAGGCTGAGGAGCCACCAGGATCTGCAGAGTCCCTTTCCAAAGAGCAGTTGGTGCACCGACTGCTCAGAGTGGAGAGGAGCCTGGGGAAGTACAGAGGGAAGTACTCAGAG CTGGTTACTGCGTACCGCACAGTACAGCGAGATAAAGAAAAAACGCAG GTCATCCTCAGTCAGAGTCAAGATAAAGCTCTCCGCAGGATAGGGGAGTTGCGGGAG GAGCTTCAAATGGACCAGCAGGCCAAGAAACACCTACAGGACGAGTTTGATGCTGCGCTGGAGGAGAAAGACCAGATGATCACTGTACTCCAAACACAG GTTGCTCTGCTAAAGAAACGAGTCAAGGGCGTCTCTGACGGTGCTGGGCCACCTGAGGGGGACGTCTCTCAATCTGAAGATGCTTCAGACTCTACATCTTCCATAGAAAGTCCTTTGAAGGAGCAAGGAGTAGAGCCTGAAGTCACTGAGG AGGGCAACAGTGATCCAACCAAACTTATGGAGGCTCTGCAGAAGAGAGTGAAGAGGCAGGAAAACCTACTGCAGAAGTGCAAAGAAGTGATGCGTACACACAAGGAGCGAAGCGCCCAGCTGGGCAGTGAGAATGAAACTCTGCAGGAGCAGCTGCAAGAGAGACTGCAGGAGCTGGATAAGATTAAG GAACTGCACACAACAGAAAAGACTAAGTTAATCACTCAGCTGCGTGATGCCAAGAACCTCATTGAACAGCTGGAGCAGGACAAG GGAATGGTCATTGCTGAGACAAAGCGCCAGATGCATGAGACACTGGAAATGAAAGAAGAGGAGGTTGCACAGCTACGCTCCAGGCTCCAGCAGGCTACTGTCCAGAAGGAGGAATTAcaggaacagaaagaaaaggctgAGAAATCAG caTTTGAAGAACTTGAACGGGCACTGGGTGTAGCTCAGAGGGCGGAGGAGGCCCgaaaacagctgcagattcagctggaGGAGCGTGTAAAAGAAGTTGAAAGGGCcagtgaggaagagaggaagagtctGCAGCAGAAGCTCACACGAGTCAAACAGGAGGTTGTCGCCATCATGAAG AAATCATCAGAGGAAACTGTAGCCAATATGGAAAAACTCCACAGTGAAGCTTTGGCTGCTAAAGAAGAAGAGATGAGTGCCAGAATCAACGAAGCTGTG GAGCAATGCAAAGAGGAGTTTGCCCAGTTAGGCAAGGAACGAGAACAGCAGGCTTCTCTGGCTCTGGAGGATGTAGAGTTACAGAAGACGGCTTTGAGGACAGAAGCTGATAACAAGGTTAAAGAGATACATTTGGAGCTGGAAGCTGCAAGAAct AGAATATTGGAGCTGGAGAGCTCTCTGGAGAAGGTCTCACAAGATGGACCAAGTCTGTCCCATGAACTTTCCAGTCAGTTGGACGAGCTGAAGGATAAACACAAAGAGCAAATATCTACATTAGAGGAAAAGCACCAGGAGCAGCTGGAAAAGCACAAGGGCACCCTAACCCAGCAGCATAATGCTGCTCTTGAGGAGCTCAAGGAAAAACACAGAGTTGAAGTGGAGACCCTTCTGAAAGATAAAGAACTCCAGCTCCAAGCACATGTTGAAGACATGAACCAGAAAACTTTAGAGAAACTGGATGCAAAGCAGGCAGAGCTAGAGGCAGTTTCCGCTGAACTTTCTGAGGCTTTGAAGAGTAAACAGCTTCTGGAGGAAAAGTTGGTGGCAGCTGAAGATGCTCATAGTTTAGCTCAACAGGAACTTGAGAAAAGGTTTCATGATCAGGTGGCAAAGCACAATGTAGAGctagaaaatgtcaaacaggAGCTTGAGCAGTCACTTGGAGGTATGGCGAAAACTCTGAAGGAGGAAGTTAAAGCATTGAAGATTGTTTtgagggaaaaggaaaaggaaattgAAGAACACATCCTTAGAGAAAAAACACTACAAGAGTCGCAAGAATTAAATGTCAAGGTTAAGGAATTGGAAGAGCTGCAGCAACGTTTATCACAATCCCAGCTGGAAAATGGGAGCCTAAAGGAATCTAATGCACAGTTAAGTAAGCTCTCAGAGGATCTTGTTCAGTGTAAGAGGGATTTGACAGATTTGGAGCATCAATTGGAAGTAGCAAAGAATGATTGTCAGCAAAAAGAGCAGTCACTTCAAGAACTAGAGCACCAATTACAACAGAGCAGAAAGGAGCTCTCAGAGCAGGAAAAGTCATATACTGCAGAACTGAACACTAAGCAAGAAGAACAAACACGCCTTAAGAAACAGATGGATGATGAAAAAGCTGCCCATGAGAAGAAGATGAAAAACACTACAACTGAGTTGGAAGCCAAGCTGAagacacaggaaacaaaaatggaaaagttTAAACAGAAGGCCAAAGAAATGCACGAGAGTTTTAAGAAAAAGCTTCagcagaatgaagaaaacatgaagaagGAACTTgcaaagaaggagaaagagctTCAGCAGAAAGAGCAACAAGTTCAAGAGAAAATTGTAGAGATGTCCCAGAAAAGTTCCCAAGGCCTCAGCAGTGCAATGTCAGAGCTGCAGGCCAACCATAAGGAAAAACTGGAGAAGCTACATGACACCCATAAGCATGAGATTGAGGAGCTGGAGCTTCGGTGGCAGGAGAAGTTAagacagcaggaggaagaaTTGATGGAGAAACACTCGCATATACTACAGGAGAAGGCTCAAGAACTGGAGGAAATTTCTCAGCAACTTAGCAGAGGCAAAGAGGAGAACGAGCAAGTGTTGTGTGAAATAAAGGATTTAAAGGAGGACCTGGCGATTCGAGAAACCACCGTGCAGAAGCTGCAAGAAGAGCTTAATGAAGCAGCAGTTAAGCTTGAAAGTTTGTCTCAGGGTGAATCGTTGGTCAAAGAGCAAATGGAGTCAGTGGAAAGGAACCTTAACCAGGCTCTGAACGAGAGAAACTCCCTCCAAGACAAGCTTAATACAATAAAGGAAGATAACAGAGAGAAGTTAAAGACCTTGTCAGATAAGTTGGAGGAAACGGAGAAGCTGCTTAAAGCACTGGAAGGTTCCAGATGTAAGGAAAGTGAGGACTTGCAGAATAAATTTGAGGAAACTGCCATTCAGCTACAAGCCAAGGAAGCAGAGTTCCAGCAGCAAATAATTATGATCAGAAACCGAATGGAGCATTGCTGTAAGGAGGTTCAGTCTAAAGTGGAGTGTGGATCTAATGAACTCTGTCAAAGAGTTGAAAATAGGTTGAAAGAGCTGAAAGATAGACTGCTGTGTAGTCAGAAGAAGGTAGGGCATCTCAAAAACGTTATCCTTACTAAAGTAGATAGAATTTGCACTTTAGAGGAGAATCTCCACCAGCAGATGGAGGAGAATAAGAATCTATGCATTTCGTTAGAACAGATGACTGCTCAGGTAAATGCTCATACAGAGCATATCAACGCCTTAACACACGAGAAGGAGAATCATTCTCAGTTTATCAATGAGAAAGTTCAGAAAATTGAGGAGCTGAGTGAAGCAAACAGAATCATATCAGAAAGTATGAAAACAAACGAGTTGCATATCATTAACTTGGAAGGCATCAGCAGCGACTTGAAAAATCAGCTAGCAAGTAGCataagagagaaggaggaagccATAAATCAGCTGAAGCAGCAGTATAAAGAAGAGAGACAACAAATGGAGGAGACCATTGAGAGATTAGAGCAGGAGAGAAAGTCTGCTTTAGAGCAGGCGGATGCACTAAGGAACAGTCTGTCCGAGTATGAGAACAAGGCAGAGACAAAGTTTACCCAGAATGACATCGCTATTACATCTCTACAGACCAGGCTTGACGAGCTGGAGCGAGAAATCTCTGAAAAGAACGAAGCTCTGCAAAGGCTGACAGCAAGTATTGACAATCAGTCCATCAGCAAGTCTGAGATGGACCAGGTGCTGAGCGAGAAGGAGCAGAAGGTCAGCGGACTTACCTTGGAGCTGGAGAGTTGCATCGGCCGACTTGGTGAGCTTCAGGAGCAGTTAGCCTTAAAGACAAAAGAGTGTGAACAACTCACAGCTGACctcaaacagcagcacagcatcagggaggatgaaaagagagagTTGGTAGAGCAGCTGCACCAGACCCAGATGCAGTGCACTCAGAACGGTAATTTGGAGCAGGAGATGGTAGAAAAACTACGCTCCCTTGAGGAAGACAACCAAAAGTGTAAACACAAGCTTGAAAGTCAAAGGGAGGAATatgaaaagatgaaagatgAGATTATCAGGAGCAAAGAGGAGAGTCTGAAGGCAAGTGAAGAGAAGTTGTCTGCAGAGAGTGCTCGGAAAGTCtcagagctgaagaagaaaGCTGAACAGAAAATCGGTCAGATTAAAAAACAGCTAACCTCGCAGCTTGAGGAAAAAGAGCAGACGATCAAGGCTCTTCAAATCAGCCTGGAGGAAATCAAGAGCAGTGAATCATCCTGCAAacaacatgcagacacattagaagagaaaacaaaaacactcgAGGAAGCACTTGTCAAGCTTAAGGAAGCGCAGGAGAAACAACTTGAACAGATTCTGAGTGATGTGAGGCTTGAGAAAGAAAAGTCTTTAGAGGAATTGAAAAATGTGTATGAAGAGAAGCTGTCCTCGCTTCAGAGAGATGTAGCGCAACAAGGGGAGCTCAAAGAAACTGAATCAGCGCTACAAGAAATCGAGGCAAAGCTAAAAGaagcagaagagcagaatgGAGACCTTCTTGCAGAAATAAATCGtctgaaagaagaaatatgTGAGAAAGAAGCTCAGCTCGATCAACATCAGGCAACTATTAAGCAGGTCCAAAATCCATCAGAACCTGAGGCTGAGATGAAGGTGGAGTGTAGCAGCATGCAGCAAACCAAGAGCACGATGGAAAACCACTCTGTGATGCAAGAACTGGATGGTGATTCTCTAGAGTCTCTCAAGAACAATCTACGTCAGGTGAAGAACGAGAAAGAGAAAATCCACAAGGACTTTTCCAGGCTACAGAAAGACATCCGGTTACTGAGGAAGGAGCATGAACAGGACCTAGAATACATGAAGAAAGAGTTGTTAGAGGAGAATGAGAAAAAGCTGAA ACTGGAGCTGGAAGATGTGGAAATGAAGCACAATTCTACTATCAAGCAGTTGATGAGAGAGTTCAACACACAAATGGCTTTGAAAGAGAAGGAGCTTGATGCAGGAGTGAAGGAGGCCATTG CGAAGGCCCAGAGTGTTGAAGCAGAGCTCATCAGTAGTCATCGTGAAGAAACCAGTCAGCTGAGGAAGCTGATTGCCCAGAAGGAGGATGATTTGCACAGAACTGTTCAGACATACGAACAGGTTATACAG agtcgagaggaggagatgggagaCCGAGTGTGGCAGGTCCAGAAAGAACTGGAGGAGTTGCAAGGAAGGAGCCCTGGCACTTCTGAG